In the Wyeomyia smithii strain HCP4-BCI-WySm-NY-G18 chromosome 2, ASM2978416v1, whole genome shotgun sequence genome, one interval contains:
- the LOC129722695 gene encoding uncharacterized protein LOC129722695 isoform X4, with the protein MERSTYTNRSFVLHEPNHHQYVPKRKGGFMFESSHYGPDRVDRVPDRRRHSLHQLSASKMDDLKTRFDEYSSSAAVARGRGGGGGGIDGSRRPNRHQLTSGIQFVTGAGRLNLGYSGGRSLNINNESPSTHRAPVAEGRQKVSSAKTPKRGSRSSQGSTDSSHSSHSASSGSLLLTVANLENFAKINRKHESSYGTSKAMEEYLSSTTGIVPTAAIMEAVGDKYSSHNVLAKQNHNEQPGDCTESTDQSEINYLKDDDSGNPPTSSAIIAIEEITSDLRQQQDQQYRSMKTKDPDSVSVASSTHFTMINGVGGSQRLPKGGICSRGHQITVLIVTMSIVFMVGICAAVFFLEMRAREMPR; encoded by the exons ATGGAGAGAAGCACTTACACAAACCGCAGCTTCGTACTCCACGAGCCCAACCATCACCAGTACGTACCGAAACGGAAGGGTGGGTTTATGTTTGAATCGTCACATTATGGACCTGATCGGGTTGATCGTGTTCCCGATCGTCGCCGTCATAGTTTGCACCAGCTGAGTGcgtcaaaaatggacgatttaaAGACTCGGTTCGATGAGTACAGTTCGTCGGCAGCGGTCGCCAGAGGGCGTGGTGGTGGTGGGGGTGGTATAGACGGAAGTCGACGTCCAAACCGGCATCAGCTGACTAGTGGCATACAATTTGTCACCGGTGCCGGAAGACTGAATCTTGGCTACAGCGGTGGTAGAAGTTTGAATATTAACAACGAGTCGCCATCCACACACCGAGCTCCAGTAGCCGAAGGTAGACAGAAAGTCAGCAGCGCGAAGACACCAAAGCGTGGCTCGAGGTCATCGCAAGGATCGACGGACAGTAGTCACAGTTCACAT AGTGCCTCATCCGGCTCGCTACTGCTGACGGTAGCGAATCTGGAGAACTTTGCCAAGATCAACAGAAAACACGAGTCTAGCTACGGTACCAGCAAAGCCATGGAGGAATACCTGTCTTCAACGACTGGAATCGTCCCGACCGCCGCCATCATGGAAGCCGTTGGTGACAAGTACAGCAGCCACAACGTCCTAGCGAAACAGAACCACAACGAGCAACCGGGAGACTGCACGGAATCGACAGACCAATCCGAAATCAACTATCTAAAGGATGATGACAGTGGTAACCCACCGACCAGCTCGGCCATCATTGCCATCGAGGAAATCACCTCCGATCTGAGGCAGCAACAGGACCAGCAGTATCGTTCAATGAAAACCAAAGATCCGGATTCGGTGTCAGTGGCCAGTTCAACGCATTTCACGATGATCAACGGTGTGGGTGGTTCCCAGCGCCTCCCGAAAGGGGGCATTTGTTCCCGGGGCCACCAGATCACGGTGCTGATCGTCACGATGAGTATCGTGTTCATGGTTGGGATCTGCGCGGCCGTCTTCTTCCTAGAAA TGCGTGCCAGAGAAATGCCAAGATGA
- the LOC129722695 gene encoding uncharacterized protein LOC129722695 isoform X1: MSFSTAAAIQMANEWVAPSQEEPESLSGGSNSSSCSPHSSLQHIPAFNYYDSANLQRMSHYPLNRLTNYNLYKHRRQSTSNYDANNGRDRAMERSTYTNRSFVLHEPNHHQYVPKRKGGFMFESSHYGPDRVDRVPDRRRHSLHQLSASKMDDLKTRFDEYSSSAAVARGRGGGGGGIDGSRRPNRHQLTSGIQFVTGAGRLNLGYSGGRSLNINNESPSTHRAPVAEGRQKVSSAKTPKRGSRSSQGSTDSSHSSHSASSGSLLLTVANLENFAKINRKHESSYGTSKAMEEYLSSTTGIVPTAAIMEAVGDKYSSHNVLAKQNHNEQPGDCTESTDQSEINYLKDDDSGNPPTSSAIIAIEEITSDLRQQQDQQYRSMKTKDPDSVSVASSTHFTMINGVGGSQRLPKGGICSRGHQITVLIVTMSIVFMVGICAAVFFLEMRAREMPR, from the exons ATGGCCAACGAATGGGTTGCACCTTCACAAGAGGAACCGGAGTCCCTGTCCGGTGGTAGTAACAGCAGTTCATGTTCCCCACACTCCAGTCTCCAGCATATTCCAGCCTTCAACTACTACGATAGTGCCAATCTACAGCGTATGTCACATTATCCCTTAAACCGACTCACCAATTATAACCTCTACAAACACAGAAGACAAAGTACCTCCAATTACGACGCCAACAATGGTCGCGACCGGGCGATGGAGAGAAGCACTTACACAAACCGCAGCTTCGTACTCCACGAGCCCAACCATCACCAGTACGTACCGAAACGGAAGGGTGGGTTTATGTTTGAATCGTCACATTATGGACCTGATCGGGTTGATCGTGTTCCCGATCGTCGCCGTCATAGTTTGCACCAGCTGAGTGcgtcaaaaatggacgatttaaAGACTCGGTTCGATGAGTACAGTTCGTCGGCAGCGGTCGCCAGAGGGCGTGGTGGTGGTGGGGGTGGTATAGACGGAAGTCGACGTCCAAACCGGCATCAGCTGACTAGTGGCATACAATTTGTCACCGGTGCCGGAAGACTGAATCTTGGCTACAGCGGTGGTAGAAGTTTGAATATTAACAACGAGTCGCCATCCACACACCGAGCTCCAGTAGCCGAAGGTAGACAGAAAGTCAGCAGCGCGAAGACACCAAAGCGTGGCTCGAGGTCATCGCAAGGATCGACGGACAGTAGTCACAGTTCACAT AGTGCCTCATCCGGCTCGCTACTGCTGACGGTAGCGAATCTGGAGAACTTTGCCAAGATCAACAGAAAACACGAGTCTAGCTACGGTACCAGCAAAGCCATGGAGGAATACCTGTCTTCAACGACTGGAATCGTCCCGACCGCCGCCATCATGGAAGCCGTTGGTGACAAGTACAGCAGCCACAACGTCCTAGCGAAACAGAACCACAACGAGCAACCGGGAGACTGCACGGAATCGACAGACCAATCCGAAATCAACTATCTAAAGGATGATGACAGTGGTAACCCACCGACCAGCTCGGCCATCATTGCCATCGAGGAAATCACCTCCGATCTGAGGCAGCAACAGGACCAGCAGTATCGTTCAATGAAAACCAAAGATCCGGATTCGGTGTCAGTGGCCAGTTCAACGCATTTCACGATGATCAACGGTGTGGGTGGTTCCCAGCGCCTCCCGAAAGGGGGCATTTGTTCCCGGGGCCACCAGATCACGGTGCTGATCGTCACGATGAGTATCGTGTTCATGGTTGGGATCTGCGCGGCCGTCTTCTTCCTAGAAA TGCGTGCCAGAGAAATGCCAAGATGA
- the LOC129722695 gene encoding uncharacterized protein LOC129722695 isoform X3, producing MANEWVAPSQEEPESLSGGSNSSSCSPHSSLQHIPAFNYYDSANLQRMSHYPLNRLTNYNLYKHRRQSTSNYDANNGRDRAMERSTYTNRSFVLHEPNHHQYVPKRKGGFMFESSHYGPDRVDRVPDRRRHSLHQLSASKMDDLKTRFDEYSSSAAVARGRGGGGGGIDGSRRPNRHQLTSGIQFVTGAGRLNLGYSGGRSLNINNESPSTHRAPVAEGRQKVSSAKTPKRGSRSSQGSTDSSHSSHSASSGSLLLTVANLENFAKINRKHESSYGTSKAMEEYLSSTTGIVPTAAIMEAVGDKYSSHNVLAKQNHNEQPGDCTESTDQSEINYLKDDDSGNPPTSSAIIAIEEITSDLRQQQDQQYRSMKTKDPDSVSVASSTHFTMINGVGGSQRLPKGGICSRGHQITVLIVTMSIVFMVGICAAVFFLEMRAREMPR from the exons ATGGCCAACGAATGGGTTGCACCTTCACAAGAGGAACCGGAGTCCCTGTCCGGTGGTAGTAACAGCAGTTCATGTTCCCCACACTCCAGTCTCCAGCATATTCCAGCCTTCAACTACTACGATAGTGCCAATCTACAGCGTATGTCACATTATCCCTTAAACCGACTCACCAATTATAACCTCTACAAACACAGAAGACAAAGTACCTCCAATTACGACGCCAACAATGGTCGCGACCGGGCGATGGAGAGAAGCACTTACACAAACCGCAGCTTCGTACTCCACGAGCCCAACCATCACCAGTACGTACCGAAACGGAAGGGTGGGTTTATGTTTGAATCGTCACATTATGGACCTGATCGGGTTGATCGTGTTCCCGATCGTCGCCGTCATAGTTTGCACCAGCTGAGTGcgtcaaaaatggacgatttaaAGACTCGGTTCGATGAGTACAGTTCGTCGGCAGCGGTCGCCAGAGGGCGTGGTGGTGGTGGGGGTGGTATAGACGGAAGTCGACGTCCAAACCGGCATCAGCTGACTAGTGGCATACAATTTGTCACCGGTGCCGGAAGACTGAATCTTGGCTACAGCGGTGGTAGAAGTTTGAATATTAACAACGAGTCGCCATCCACACACCGAGCTCCAGTAGCCGAAGGTAGACAGAAAGTCAGCAGCGCGAAGACACCAAAGCGTGGCTCGAGGTCATCGCAAGGATCGACGGACAGTAGTCACAGTTCACAT AGTGCCTCATCCGGCTCGCTACTGCTGACGGTAGCGAATCTGGAGAACTTTGCCAAGATCAACAGAAAACACGAGTCTAGCTACGGTACCAGCAAAGCCATGGAGGAATACCTGTCTTCAACGACTGGAATCGTCCCGACCGCCGCCATCATGGAAGCCGTTGGTGACAAGTACAGCAGCCACAACGTCCTAGCGAAACAGAACCACAACGAGCAACCGGGAGACTGCACGGAATCGACAGACCAATCCGAAATCAACTATCTAAAGGATGATGACAGTGGTAACCCACCGACCAGCTCGGCCATCATTGCCATCGAGGAAATCACCTCCGATCTGAGGCAGCAACAGGACCAGCAGTATCGTTCAATGAAAACCAAAGATCCGGATTCGGTGTCAGTGGCCAGTTCAACGCATTTCACGATGATCAACGGTGTGGGTGGTTCCCAGCGCCTCCCGAAAGGGGGCATTTGTTCCCGGGGCCACCAGATCACGGTGCTGATCGTCACGATGAGTATCGTGTTCATGGTTGGGATCTGCGCGGCCGTCTTCTTCCTAGAAA TGCGTGCCAGAGAAATGCCAAGATGA
- the LOC129722695 gene encoding uncharacterized protein LOC129722695 isoform X2, whose amino-acid sequence MMNGNNFYVMANEWVAPSQEEPESLSGGSNSSSCSPHSSLQHIPAFNYYDSANLQRMSHYPLNRLTNYNLYKHRRQSTSNYDANNGRDRAMERSTYTNRSFVLHEPNHHQYVPKRKGGFMFESSHYGPDRVDRVPDRRRHSLHQLSASKMDDLKTRFDEYSSSAAVARGRGGGGGGIDGSRRPNRHQLTSGIQFVTGAGRLNLGYSGGRSLNINNESPSTHRAPVAEGRQKVSSAKTPKRGSRSSQGSTDSSHSSHSASSGSLLLTVANLENFAKINRKHESSYGTSKAMEEYLSSTTGIVPTAAIMEAVGDKYSSHNVLAKQNHNEQPGDCTESTDQSEINYLKDDDSGNPPTSSAIIAIEEITSDLRQQQDQQYRSMKTKDPDSVSVASSTHFTMINGVGGSQRLPKGGICSRGHQITVLIVTMSIVFMVGICAAVFFLEMRAREMPR is encoded by the exons ATGGCCAACGAATGGGTTGCACCTTCACAAGAGGAACCGGAGTCCCTGTCCGGTGGTAGTAACAGCAGTTCATGTTCCCCACACTCCAGTCTCCAGCATATTCCAGCCTTCAACTACTACGATAGTGCCAATCTACAGCGTATGTCACATTATCCCTTAAACCGACTCACCAATTATAACCTCTACAAACACAGAAGACAAAGTACCTCCAATTACGACGCCAACAATGGTCGCGACCGGGCGATGGAGAGAAGCACTTACACAAACCGCAGCTTCGTACTCCACGAGCCCAACCATCACCAGTACGTACCGAAACGGAAGGGTGGGTTTATGTTTGAATCGTCACATTATGGACCTGATCGGGTTGATCGTGTTCCCGATCGTCGCCGTCATAGTTTGCACCAGCTGAGTGcgtcaaaaatggacgatttaaAGACTCGGTTCGATGAGTACAGTTCGTCGGCAGCGGTCGCCAGAGGGCGTGGTGGTGGTGGGGGTGGTATAGACGGAAGTCGACGTCCAAACCGGCATCAGCTGACTAGTGGCATACAATTTGTCACCGGTGCCGGAAGACTGAATCTTGGCTACAGCGGTGGTAGAAGTTTGAATATTAACAACGAGTCGCCATCCACACACCGAGCTCCAGTAGCCGAAGGTAGACAGAAAGTCAGCAGCGCGAAGACACCAAAGCGTGGCTCGAGGTCATCGCAAGGATCGACGGACAGTAGTCACAGTTCACAT AGTGCCTCATCCGGCTCGCTACTGCTGACGGTAGCGAATCTGGAGAACTTTGCCAAGATCAACAGAAAACACGAGTCTAGCTACGGTACCAGCAAAGCCATGGAGGAATACCTGTCTTCAACGACTGGAATCGTCCCGACCGCCGCCATCATGGAAGCCGTTGGTGACAAGTACAGCAGCCACAACGTCCTAGCGAAACAGAACCACAACGAGCAACCGGGAGACTGCACGGAATCGACAGACCAATCCGAAATCAACTATCTAAAGGATGATGACAGTGGTAACCCACCGACCAGCTCGGCCATCATTGCCATCGAGGAAATCACCTCCGATCTGAGGCAGCAACAGGACCAGCAGTATCGTTCAATGAAAACCAAAGATCCGGATTCGGTGTCAGTGGCCAGTTCAACGCATTTCACGATGATCAACGGTGTGGGTGGTTCCCAGCGCCTCCCGAAAGGGGGCATTTGTTCCCGGGGCCACCAGATCACGGTGCTGATCGTCACGATGAGTATCGTGTTCATGGTTGGGATCTGCGCGGCCGTCTTCTTCCTAGAAA TGCGTGCCAGAGAAATGCCAAGATGA